Proteins from a single region of Diaphorobacter limosus:
- the thrS gene encoding threonine--tRNA ligase: MLHITLPDGSQREFPGPVTVAEVAASIGAGLAKAALAGKIGDRVVDTSHLITEDSPLAIVTAKDADGLEVIRHSTAHLLAYAVKELFPDAQVTIGPVIDNGFYYDFAYKRPFTPEDLVAIEKRMAELAAKDEPVVRRVLPRDEAVAYFKGLGEHYKAEIIASIPSNEDVSLYREGAFEDLCRGPHVPSTGKLKHFKLMKVAGAYWRGDHRNEMLQRVYGTAWASKDELQNYLHMLEEAEKRDHRKLGRELDLFHIDEHSPGTVFWHPKGWTLWQQVEQYMRRVYQDNGYQEVKGPQILDKTLWEKTGHWDKYRENMFTTESEKRDYALKPMNCPGHILIFKQGIKSYRDLPLRYGEFGQCHRNEPTGGLHGIMRVRGFTQDDGHIFCTEDQIQPEVLAFTQLLQKVYADFGYSDIIYKVATRPEARIGSDESWDKAEAALIHSLEASGCAFEISPGEGAFYGPKIEYTLKDAIGRHWQCGTIQVDFSMPERLDAEYVGEDGGRHRPVMLHRAIVGSLERFIGILIEQHAGALPVWLAPLQVAVLNITDAQQDYCREIAAKLQKALPHQDLRVVTDLRNEKITYKIREHALQKLPYILVAGDKEKAAGAVAVRARGNKDLGVMSLDAFVELIARDIASKA, translated from the coding sequence ATGCTTCACATCACGCTGCCCGATGGTTCCCAACGCGAATTCCCCGGCCCGGTGACCGTGGCCGAGGTGGCCGCCTCGATCGGCGCTGGCCTGGCCAAGGCAGCCCTCGCCGGCAAGATCGGTGACAGGGTGGTCGATACCAGCCACCTGATCACCGAAGACAGCCCGCTGGCCATCGTCACCGCCAAGGATGCCGATGGCCTGGAGGTCATTCGCCACTCCACCGCCCACCTGCTGGCCTACGCCGTCAAAGAGCTGTTCCCGGACGCGCAGGTCACCATAGGCCCGGTGATAGACAACGGCTTTTATTACGACTTTGCGTACAAGCGCCCGTTCACGCCCGAGGATCTGGTGGCGATCGAGAAGCGCATGGCCGAGCTGGCCGCCAAGGACGAACCGGTGGTGCGCCGCGTGCTGCCGCGCGACGAAGCCGTGGCGTATTTCAAGGGCCTGGGCGAGCACTACAAGGCCGAGATCATTGCCAGCATCCCCAGCAACGAAGACGTCAGTCTGTACCGTGAAGGCGCGTTTGAAGACCTGTGCCGTGGCCCGCACGTGCCCAGCACCGGCAAGCTCAAGCACTTCAAGCTGATGAAGGTGGCCGGGGCCTACTGGCGTGGCGACCATCGCAACGAGATGCTGCAGCGCGTCTACGGCACGGCCTGGGCCAGCAAGGACGAACTGCAGAACTACCTGCACATGCTGGAAGAGGCAGAGAAGCGCGACCATCGCAAGCTCGGGCGTGAACTCGATCTGTTCCACATCGACGAGCATTCGCCCGGCACCGTGTTCTGGCACCCCAAGGGCTGGACGCTTTGGCAGCAGGTCGAGCAATACATGCGCCGCGTCTACCAGGACAACGGTTACCAGGAGGTCAAGGGTCCGCAAATCCTGGACAAGACCCTGTGGGAGAAGACCGGCCACTGGGACAAGTACCGCGAGAACATGTTCACGACCGAGTCGGAAAAGCGCGACTATGCCCTGAAGCCGATGAACTGCCCGGGCCACATCCTGATCTTCAAGCAGGGCATCAAAAGCTACCGCGACCTGCCGCTGCGCTACGGCGAGTTTGGCCAATGCCACCGCAACGAGCCCACCGGCGGCCTGCACGGCATCATGCGCGTGCGCGGTTTCACGCAGGACGATGGCCATATCTTCTGCACCGAAGACCAGATCCAGCCCGAGGTGCTGGCCTTCACGCAGTTGCTGCAGAAGGTCTACGCCGACTTTGGCTATAGCGACATCATCTACAAGGTGGCTACGCGCCCCGAGGCGCGCATCGGCTCGGATGAGAGCTGGGACAAGGCCGAGGCGGCGTTGATCCACAGCCTGGAGGCGTCGGGCTGCGCGTTCGAGATTTCGCCCGGCGAGGGCGCCTTCTACGGCCCGAAGATCGAATACACCTTGAAGGACGCCATTGGCCGGCACTGGCAGTGCGGCACGATACAGGTGGACTTTTCCATGCCCGAGCGCCTGGACGCCGAATACGTCGGCGAGGATGGCGGCCGCCACCGTCCGGTGATGTTGCACCGCGCCATCGTTGGTTCGCTGGAGCGCTTCATCGGCATCCTGATCGAGCAGCACGCGGGCGCGCTGCCGGTGTGGCTGGCGCCGCTGCAGGTGGCGGTGCTCAACATCACCGATGCACAGCAGGACTACTGTCGCGAAATTGCCGCAAAGCTGCAAAAAGCACTGCCCCATCAAGACCTTAGGGTGGTGACCGATCTGCGCAACGAAAAGATTACGTATAAAATACGCGAGCATGCGCTGCAAAAGCTGCCCTACATCCTGGTCGCCGGCGACAAGGAAAAGGCCGCCGGAGCCGTCGCAGTGCGCGCCCGGGGCAACAAAGACCTGGGTGTGATGTCCCTCGACGCCTTTGTCGAACTGATCGCACGGGACATCGCCTCCAAAGCCTGA
- the rplT gene encoding 50S ribosomal protein L20, producing the protein MPRVKRGVTARARHKKVLALAKGFRGRRGNVFRIAKQAVMKAGQYAYRDRRNKKRVFRRLWITRINAAARELGLTYSQFTNGLKKAAIEIDRKMLADLAVHDKAAFGSIVEQVKAKLAA; encoded by the coding sequence ATGCCTCGCGTCAAACGTGGTGTAACGGCCCGCGCCCGTCACAAAAAGGTTCTCGCCCTGGCCAAGGGTTTTCGCGGTCGCCGCGGCAATGTCTTCCGCATCGCCAAGCAGGCGGTGATGAAGGCTGGTCAGTACGCTTACCGCGATCGCCGCAACAAGAAGCGCGTGTTCCGCCGTCTGTGGATCACGCGTATCAACGCTGCTGCGCGTGAACTGGGCCTGACCTACAGCCAGTTCACCAACGGCCTGAAGAAGGCCGCCATCGAGATCGACCGCAAGATGCTGGCCGACCTCGCGGTGCACGACAAGGCTGCCTTTGGCAGCATCGTGGAGCAAGTCAAGGCCAAGCTGGCTGCTTGA
- the infC gene encoding translation initiation factor IF-3 — MKAIATEFRDRRQREERKHRLNREITAPEVRLSGPENEPIGIVSLQEALRMAGDLDVDLVEIAATASPPVCRLMDYGKFKYQEQKKAAEAKAKQTVIDIKEVKFRPGTDDGDYNIKLRNIRRFLADGDKCKITLRFRGREITHQELGLALLNRLRDDLADTILVEQFPKLEGRQMIMMIAPARKKPGVKPAADAAPVASGSEAA, encoded by the coding sequence GTGAAAGCCATCGCTACTGAATTTCGTGACCGTCGCCAGCGTGAGGAACGCAAGCACCGTCTGAACCGTGAAATCACGGCGCCTGAAGTGCGCCTGTCTGGTCCTGAAAATGAGCCCATCGGCATCGTCAGCCTGCAGGAAGCCCTGCGCATGGCGGGCGACCTGGATGTGGATCTGGTGGAAATCGCCGCTACGGCCAGTCCTCCCGTCTGCCGCTTGATGGATTACGGCAAGTTCAAGTACCAGGAGCAGAAGAAGGCGGCCGAGGCCAAGGCCAAGCAGACGGTCATCGACATCAAGGAAGTGAAATTCCGTCCGGGTACGGATGATGGCGACTACAACATCAAGTTGCGCAACATCCGTCGCTTCCTGGCCGATGGTGACAAATGCAAGATCACGCTGCGCTTTCGTGGCCGCGAGATCACGCATCAGGAACTAGGCCTAGCACTGCTCAACCGCCTGCGTGACGACCTGGCCGACACCATTTTGGTCGAGCAGTTTCCCAAGCTCGAAGGCCGTCAGATGATCATGATGATCGCGCCGGCGCGCAAGAAGCCTGGGGTCAAGCCGGCGGCAGATGCCGCGCCGGTCGCCAGCGGCAGCGAAGCGGCGTAA
- the fabI gene encoding enoyl-ACP reductase FabI — MGFLAGKKLLITGVLSNRSIAYGIARACHQQGAELAFSYVGERFKDRISEFAAEFGSKLVFDCDVADDAQIEKMFADLSATWGKFDGFVHSIGFAPREAIAGNFLEGLSREGFRIAHDISAYSFPAMAKAALPYLNDKSSLLTLSYLGALRSIPNYNTMGLAKASLEASVRYLAEAVGRTADGRAIRANGISAGPIKTLAASGIKDFGKLLGRVADAAPLRRNVTIEDVGNVAAFLLSDLASGVTAEITYVDGGFSQTAGLSADQV, encoded by the coding sequence ATGGGTTTTCTCGCCGGCAAGAAGCTGCTCATCACGGGCGTACTGTCCAACCGCTCCATCGCCTACGGCATCGCCCGCGCCTGCCACCAACAGGGGGCCGAGCTCGCCTTCAGCTACGTGGGCGAGCGCTTCAAGGATCGCATCAGCGAGTTTGCGGCAGAGTTCGGCTCCAAGCTGGTGTTTGACTGCGACGTGGCCGACGATGCACAGATCGAGAAGATGTTTGCCGACCTGTCCGCCACCTGGGGCAAGTTTGACGGCTTCGTGCACAGCATAGGCTTTGCGCCGCGCGAGGCGATTGCCGGCAACTTCCTCGAAGGCCTGTCACGCGAAGGCTTTCGCATCGCGCACGACATCAGCGCCTACAGCTTCCCGGCCATGGCCAAGGCCGCCCTGCCCTACCTGAACGATAAATCGTCGCTCTTGACCCTGTCCTACCTGGGCGCGCTGCGCAGCATCCCCAACTACAACACCATGGGCCTGGCCAAGGCGAGCCTTGAGGCCAGCGTGCGCTATCTGGCAGAGGCCGTGGGCCGCACGGCGGACGGCCGCGCCATCCGCGCCAACGGCATCAGCGCCGGCCCCATCAAAACCCTGGCCGCCAGCGGCATCAAGGACTTCGGCAAACTGCTCGGCCGCGTGGCCGACGCCGCCCCGCTGCGCCGCAACGTGACGATCGAGGACGTGGGCAATGTGGCGGCCTTCCTGCTCTCCGACCTGGCCAGCGGTGTGACGGCCGAGATCACCTACGTGGACGGGGGCTTCAGCCAGACGGCGGGGCTGAGCGCGGATCAGGTATAA
- a CDS encoding ABC transporter permease — MSAASPSLSPGRRAWRRFRANRLGFWSLVLFCTLVVISLAAELVSNDRPLIVRYQGQTYFPMLKDYPETTFGGDFQTPADYLDPYVRRRITEGGNWALYTLNPYGANTLNYFAKQPNPSGPSRDNWLGTDDRGRDLLAQLIYGFRVSVLFGMALTVVGVALGVAAGAVQGFFGGKTDLAFQRFIEIWGSMPELYLLIIFSAVFAPSIALLLVLLSLFGWMGLSDYVRAEFLRNRQLDYVKAARALGVKSGHIIWRHILPNSMTPVVTFLPFRMGAAILALTSLDFLGLGVPPGTPSLGELLSQGKNNIDAWWISIFTFAVLVTTLLLLTFMGDALRDALDPRKAEH; from the coding sequence ATGAGCGCCGCAAGCCCATCCTTGTCCCCCGGCCGCCGCGCCTGGCGGCGTTTCCGTGCCAACCGCCTGGGCTTCTGGAGCCTGGTGCTGTTCTGCACCCTGGTCGTCATCAGCCTGGCTGCCGAGCTGGTCAGCAACGACCGGCCGCTCATCGTGCGCTACCAGGGGCAGACCTACTTCCCCATGCTCAAGGACTACCCCGAGACCACGTTCGGTGGCGACTTCCAGACGCCCGCCGACTACCTCGACCCCTATGTGCGCCGGCGCATCACCGAGGGCGGCAACTGGGCGCTGTACACGCTCAACCCCTACGGCGCCAATACCCTGAACTACTTCGCCAAGCAGCCCAACCCCTCGGGCCCGTCGCGCGATAACTGGCTGGGCACGGACGACCGCGGGCGCGACCTGCTGGCGCAGCTGATCTACGGCTTTCGCGTCAGCGTGCTGTTCGGCATGGCGCTCACCGTGGTCGGCGTGGCGCTGGGCGTGGCGGCCGGGGCCGTGCAGGGGTTCTTTGGCGGCAAGACCGACCTGGCCTTCCAGCGTTTCATCGAGATCTGGGGCTCCATGCCGGAGCTGTACCTGCTCATCATCTTCAGTGCGGTGTTTGCGCCCAGCATTGCGCTGCTGCTGGTGCTGCTCTCCCTGTTCGGCTGGATGGGGCTGTCGGACTATGTGCGCGCCGAGTTTCTGCGCAACCGCCAGCTCGACTACGTGAAGGCCGCGCGCGCCCTGGGCGTCAAAAGCGGCCACATCATCTGGCGCCACATACTACCCAACAGCATGACGCCGGTGGTCACCTTTCTGCCCTTTCGCATGGGCGCGGCCATCCTGGCGCTGACCTCGCTTGATTTTCTGGGCCTGGGCGTGCCGCCGGGCACACCCAGCCTGGGCGAGCTGCTATCGCAGGGCAAGAACAACATCGACGCCTGGTGGATCTCCATCTTCACCTTCGCCGTGCTGGTGACCACGCTGCTGCTGCTCACCTTCATGGGCGACGCGCTGCGCGACGCCCTCGACCCCCGCAAGGCGGAGCACTGA
- a CDS encoding type II toxin-antitoxin system Phd/YefM family antitoxin, which produces MTWNIASAKQQFSEVVRLTAEEPQAIYNRDKPVAVLISAQEYEEFKAWQAQKKRPTLAEQFDEIRALLAARGEDGIELPPRTTRYNPMVDDPHYWD; this is translated from the coding sequence ATGACCTGGAACATCGCCAGTGCCAAACAGCAGTTCTCCGAGGTCGTGCGCCTGACAGCCGAGGAGCCGCAGGCCATCTACAACCGCGACAAACCCGTGGCGGTGCTGATCTCGGCGCAGGAGTACGAGGAGTTCAAGGCCTGGCAGGCGCAGAAAAAACGCCCCACGCTGGCCGAGCAGTTCGACGAGATCCGGGCGCTGCTGGCCGCGCGGGGCGAGGACGGTATCGAACTGCCGCCGCGCACCACCCGCTACAACCCCATGGTCGATGACCCGCATTACTGGGATTGA
- a CDS encoding dipeptide ABC transporter ATP-binding protein, which yields MRATAPMNPQSPPLLQVRDLEVRFGAKQVVHGVSFDIAPGEKLALVGESGSGKTVTALALLRLAGDAQLTGSALMAGRDLLQLSERELRGVRGGDIAMVFQEPMTALNPLMPVGEQVAEVLMLKQALTKAQSAQSAIELLASTGIPEPARRAGSFPHQLSGGQRQRAMIAMALASRPKLLLADEPTTALDVTLRGQILDLLSDLQRQTGMAVLLITHDLLLVRRFADRVAVMEQGVLVEQGAVAQVFGTPQHDYTRRLIGSTPQRDVIEGAAAEGATPAAQADALRVAYPVPLPGFRGWFAKGEFVAVNGVGFQLQSARTLGVVGESGSGKSTLAQALLGLLPSTGELQVAGQAWQQPSHGNSSHNQALRQQVQVVFQDPFSSLSPRMTVEEIVGEGLQVHAPQLPLPERRARVAAMLAEVGLTEAQFPGLLARYPHEFSGGQRQRLAIARALIVQPQLLVLDEPTSALDVTIQQQVLSLLQRLQKEHALSYLLITHDVAVVRAMAHEVIVMKDGEVVESGSVQQVLDAPQHPYTQRLVEAARAP from the coding sequence ATGCGCGCCACTGCCCCCATGAACCCTCAGTCGCCCCCGCTCTTGCAAGTACGGGATCTGGAGGTGCGCTTTGGCGCCAAGCAGGTGGTGCACGGCGTGAGCTTTGACATCGCCCCCGGCGAGAAGCTGGCCCTGGTGGGCGAGTCGGGTTCGGGCAAGACCGTGACGGCGCTGGCCCTGCTGCGCCTGGCCGGCGACGCCCAGCTGACGGGCAGCGCGCTGATGGCCGGGCGCGATCTGCTGCAACTGAGCGAACGCGAGTTGCGCGGCGTGCGCGGCGGCGACATCGCCATGGTGTTCCAGGAGCCCATGACCGCGCTGAACCCGCTCATGCCCGTGGGCGAGCAGGTGGCCGAGGTTTTGATGCTGAAACAGGCCCTGACCAAGGCACAGAGCGCGCAATCAGCTATCGAATTGTTAGCAAGCACGGGCATCCCCGAGCCCGCGCGACGCGCCGGCAGCTTCCCGCACCAGCTCTCGGGCGGGCAGCGCCAGCGCGCCATGATCGCCATGGCCCTCGCCTCGCGGCCCAAGCTGTTGCTGGCCGACGAACCGACGACGGCGCTCGACGTCACGCTGCGCGGCCAGATCCTCGATCTGTTGTCCGACCTGCAGCGCCAGACCGGCATGGCCGTGCTGCTCATCACGCACGACCTGCTGCTGGTGCGCCGCTTTGCCGACCGCGTGGCGGTGATGGAGCAGGGCGTGCTGGTGGAGCAGGGCGCGGTGGCGCAGGTGTTTGGTACCCCGCAACATGACTACACGCGCCGCCTGATCGGCAGCACGCCGCAGCGCGACGTGATCGAGGGTGCGGCGGCCGAAGGCGCCACCCCCGCCGCCCAGGCCGATGCACTGCGCGTTGCCTATCCCGTGCCACTGCCGGGTTTTCGTGGCTGGTTTGCCAAGGGCGAGTTCGTGGCGGTCAACGGCGTGGGTTTTCAACTGCAGAGCGCGCGCACCCTGGGCGTGGTGGGCGAGTCGGGCTCGGGCAAGTCCACGCTGGCCCAGGCACTGCTGGGCCTGTTGCCGTCAACGGGTGAGTTGCAGGTGGCGGGCCAGGCCTGGCAGCAGCCGTCGCATGGCAACAGCTCCCATAACCAGGCCTTGCGCCAGCAGGTGCAGGTGGTGTTCCAAGACCCGTTCTCGTCGCTGTCGCCGCGCATGACCGTGGAAGAGATTGTCGGCGAGGGCCTGCAGGTGCACGCACCCCAGCTGCCGCTGCCTGAACGCCGCGCGCGCGTGGCCGCCATGCTGGCCGAGGTGGGCCTGACCGAGGCGCAGTTTCCCGGCCTGCTCGCGCGCTACCCGCATGAATTCTCGGGCGGCCAACGCCAGCGCCTGGCGATCGCGCGCGCCCTCATCGTGCAGCCGCAGCTGCTGGTGCTGGACGAGCCCACCAGCGCGCTGGACGTGACCATCCAGCAGCAGGTGCTGTCGCTGCTGCAGCGGCTGCAAAAGGAGCACGCCCTGTCCTACCTGCTCATTACCCATGATGTGGCCGTGGTGCGCGCCATGGCGCATGAGGTCATCGTCATGAAGGACGGCGAGGTGGTGGAGTCCGGCAGCGTGCAGCAGGTGCTGGATGCGCCGCAGCACCCCTACACGCAGCGCCTGGTGGAGGCGGCGCGCGCGCCGTGA
- a CDS encoding microcin C ABC transporter permease YejB, producing the protein MFAYILKRILLMLPTLLGVLLLTFVVIQFVPGGPVEQYLAEAKAGAAGAGGGGEGGGMAYRGAQGVDPKRLEQIKALYGFDKPAHERFIQMLGQFARFDLGRSFFQNKDVWQLVKEKLPVSISLGLWTFFISYLVAVPLGVAKAVRAGSRFDLVTTLIILVGYAIPGFVLGVALLVVFGGQLQWFPLRGLTSSNWEQLSLMGKVTDYLWHITLPITAMVAGSFAVTAMLTKNAFLEEIRKQYVLTARAKGLTERQVLWGHVFRNALIPIITGFPSAFIGAFFAGSLLIETLFSLDGLGLLSYESVIRRDYPVVLGTLYLFTLIGLVTKLISDLCYVWVDPRVKFD; encoded by the coding sequence ATGTTTGCCTACATCCTCAAGCGCATCCTGCTCATGCTGCCCACGCTGCTGGGTGTGCTGCTGTTGACCTTCGTCGTCATCCAGTTCGTGCCCGGCGGCCCGGTGGAGCAGTACCTGGCCGAGGCCAAGGCGGGCGCCGCCGGTGCAGGGGGCGGCGGCGAGGGCGGCGGCATGGCCTACCGCGGCGCGCAGGGCGTGGACCCCAAGCGCCTGGAGCAGATCAAGGCGCTGTACGGTTTCGACAAGCCGGCGCACGAGCGCTTTATCCAGATGCTGGGGCAGTTCGCGCGCTTCGACCTGGGGCGCAGCTTTTTTCAGAACAAGGACGTGTGGCAGCTGGTCAAGGAAAAGCTGCCCGTGTCCATCAGCCTGGGGCTGTGGACCTTTTTCATCAGTTACCTGGTCGCCGTGCCGCTGGGCGTGGCCAAGGCGGTGCGCGCGGGCTCGCGCTTTGACCTGGTGACCACGCTCATCATCCTGGTCGGCTATGCGATTCCGGGCTTTGTGCTGGGCGTGGCGCTGCTGGTGGTGTTTGGCGGGCAGCTGCAGTGGTTTCCGCTGCGCGGGCTGACGTCAAGCAACTGGGAGCAACTGAGCCTGATGGGTAAGGTGACCGACTACCTCTGGCACATCACCCTGCCCATCACCGCCATGGTGGCGGGCAGCTTTGCCGTGACGGCCATGCTGACCAAGAACGCGTTTCTGGAGGAGATCCGCAAGCAATACGTGCTCACGGCGCGCGCCAAGGGCCTCACCGAACGCCAGGTGCTCTGGGGCCATGTGTTCCGCAACGCGCTGATCCCCATCATCACCGGCTTTCCCTCAGCCTTCATTGGCGCGTTCTTCGCGGGTTCGCTGCTCATCGAGACGCTGTTCTCGCTTGACGGCTTGGGCCTGCTCAGCTACGAGAGCGTGATCCGCCGCGACTACCCCGTGGTGCTGGGCACGCTGTATTTGTTCACGCTGATCGGCCTGGTGACCAAGCTGATCTCCGACCTGTGCTACGTGTGGGTCGATCCGCGCGTGAAGTTCGATTGA
- the rpmI gene encoding 50S ribosomal protein L35, producing MPKMKTKSSAKKRFRVRPGGTVKRGQAFKRHILTKKTTKNKRQLRGIVNVHDGDMGSIAKMLPMAGL from the coding sequence ATGCCCAAAATGAAGACCAAGAGCAGCGCGAAGAAGCGTTTTCGCGTTCGTCCGGGTGGCACCGTCAAGCGCGGTCAAGCCTTCAAGCGTCACATCCTGACCAAGAAGACCACCAAGAACAAGCGCCAACTGCGTGGCATCGTGAATGTGCACGACGGTGACATGGGCTCCATCGCCAAGATGCTGCCCATGGCTGGCCTGTAA
- a CDS encoding methyltransferase family protein — MFNLEHKIPPPVVGLACAGLAWLLAGAAPALALPWSARLALAVALLLALAGLALELWGLWVFRCHRTTPNPLAPERARAVVQSGPYRFTRNPMYVGVALQLLGWCAYLRNPLALLALVAFVAYITRFQILPEERALAQNFGEPYRQYLRLVRRWL; from the coding sequence ATGTTCAATCTGGAACACAAGATCCCCCCGCCGGTCGTCGGCCTGGCCTGCGCCGGCCTGGCCTGGCTGCTGGCCGGCGCCGCGCCAGCTTTGGCGTTGCCGTGGTCGGCTCGGCTGGCGCTGGCCGTGGCGCTGCTGCTGGCCCTGGCCGGCCTGGCGCTGGAGCTGTGGGGCCTGTGGGTGTTTCGTTGCCACCGCACCACGCCCAACCCGCTGGCGCCCGAACGCGCGCGTGCCGTGGTGCAGTCCGGGCCGTACCGCTTCACGCGCAATCCCATGTATGTCGGCGTGGCCCTGCAGCTGCTGGGCTGGTGCGCGTACCTGCGCAACCCACTGGCGCTGCTGGCGCTGGTGGCATTCGTGGCCTACATCACGCGCTTTCAGATCCTGCCCGAGGAGCGGGCGCTGGCACAGAACTTTGGCGAGCCATACCGCCAGTACCTGCGCCTGGTGCGGCGCTGGCTCTGA
- a CDS encoding extracellular solute-binding protein, translating into MRYWLICSLFFPCLALWPGAPARAAHAYAMWGDPALPAGFAHLPYVNPDAPKGGELRLVSNLRASTFDKYNPFTIRGNAPAYLSALMFDTLLSGSMDETATGYGLLAEDVSVAPDGLSATFRLRPAARFHNGKPVTAQDVKHSYDTLVGPYTSPGFKTLLIEVAGVDVLDDHTVRYRFKAPNRELPLTVGGLPVFSRDWGLGEDGKPKPFDQVVMDIPIGSGPYRVGPVNFGKDITYVRDPNYWARDLNVRRGTANFDRVLIKIYKDNTARLEALKAGEFDLMRFFSAGDWARRVNGKKFDTGELVKAEFANKLPTGFQSYVLNTRRPLLADRRVREALGLAFDFEWMSRQLFYGAYRRVHGIFGNTMCETHGLPTAAELALLEPWRQNLPPEVFGPMFEPPVTKDAMALREHLRRALVLLKEAGWEVKDGVLRNAQGEPFVLEYMDSNEGGVRTLSSWQRNLAKLGITLRFRSVDFALYQQRLQKFDFDITTIAYQGTNNPGQEFADLFGSKAADQEDSGNFPGVKNPAVDAMIRAMVSAKTLQQMLPACHDLDRIIAHEHYLIPQWSASTHRMVYDAWRLAKPPVVPPYSPGEMWVIDTWWSKKP; encoded by the coding sequence ATGCGGTATTGGCTGATCTGTTCACTGTTCTTCCCGTGCCTGGCGTTGTGGCCCGGCGCGCCTGCGCGGGCCGCGCACGCCTACGCCATGTGGGGCGATCCCGCCTTGCCGGCCGGTTTTGCGCACCTGCCCTATGTGAACCCCGATGCGCCCAAGGGCGGCGAGCTGCGCCTGGTGAGCAACCTGCGCGCATCCACCTTCGACAAGTACAACCCGTTCACCATCCGCGGCAACGCGCCGGCCTACCTGTCGGCGCTGATGTTCGACACGCTGCTGTCCGGCTCGATGGACGAGACCGCCACCGGCTACGGCCTGCTGGCCGAGGACGTCAGCGTGGCGCCTGACGGTCTGTCGGCCACCTTCCGCCTGCGGCCCGCAGCGCGCTTTCACAACGGCAAGCCGGTCACGGCCCAGGATGTGAAGCACAGCTACGACACGCTGGTCGGCCCCTACACCTCGCCAGGCTTCAAGACCCTGCTGATCGAGGTGGCCGGCGTGGATGTGCTGGACGATCACACGGTGCGCTACCGCTTCAAGGCGCCCAACCGCGAGCTGCCGCTGACCGTGGGCGGCCTGCCGGTTTTCAGTCGCGACTGGGGCCTGGGCGAGGACGGCAAGCCCAAGCCCTTTGACCAGGTGGTCATGGATATTCCGATAGGCAGCGGGCCGTATCGTGTTGGCCCGGTCAACTTCGGCAAGGACATCACCTACGTGCGCGACCCCAACTATTGGGCGCGCGACCTCAACGTGCGCCGCGGCACGGCCAACTTCGACCGGGTGCTGATCAAGATCTACAAGGACAACACGGCACGGCTGGAGGCGCTGAAGGCCGGCGAGTTCGACCTGATGCGTTTTTTCAGCGCCGGCGACTGGGCGCGGCGCGTGAACGGCAAGAAGTTTGATACCGGCGAGCTGGTCAAGGCCGAATTTGCCAACAAGCTGCCCACGGGCTTCCAGAGCTATGTGCTGAACACGCGCCGGCCACTGCTGGCAGACCGGCGCGTGCGCGAGGCCCTGGGCCTGGCGTTCGACTTTGAATGGATGAGCCGCCAGTTGTTCTACGGCGCCTACCGGCGCGTACACGGCATCTTCGGCAACACCATGTGCGAAACCCATGGCCTGCCCACTGCGGCGGAGCTGGCCCTGCTGGAGCCCTGGCGCCAGAATTTGCCGCCCGAGGTCTTCGGCCCCATGTTCGAGCCGCCGGTCACCAAGGACGCCATGGCGCTGCGCGAGCACCTGCGGCGCGCCCTGGTGCTGTTGAAAGAAGCCGGCTGGGAGGTCAAGGACGGCGTGCTGCGCAACGCCCAGGGCGAGCCTTTTGTGCTGGAGTACATGGACAGCAACGAGGGCGGGGTGCGCACGCTGTCGTCGTGGCAGCGCAACCTGGCGAAGCTGGGCATAACGCTCAGGTTCCGCTCGGTGGACTTTGCGCTCTACCAGCAGCGGCTGCAGAAGTTCGACTTCGACATCACCACCATCGCCTACCAGGGCACGAACAACCCCGGCCAGGAGTTCGCCGACCTGTTCGGCAGCAAGGCGGCGGACCAGGAGGACTCGGGCAACTTCCCCGGCGTGAAGAACCCGGCCGTGGACGCGATGATCCGCGCCATGGTGTCGGCCAAGACGCTGCAGCAGATGCTGCCCGCCTGCCACGACCTGGACCGCATCATCGCCCACGAGCATTACCTGATCCCGCAATGGTCTGCCTCCACGCACCGCATGGTGTATGACGCCTGGCGCCTGGCCAAGCCCCCGGTGGTGCCGCCGTACTCGCCGGGCGAGATGTGGGTCATCGATACCTGGTGGTCTAAAAAACCATAG
- a CDS encoding type II toxin-antitoxin system VapC family toxin — MQLADTNVVSELMRKRPDAGALAWREMVDATYGKVTISAVTVDEIMYGLARKQDAGLQAWFDGFIGRNEVLPVTQTIAYRAGEMRTGFSRRGVVRSQADMLIAATAQIHALTLVTRNVRDFDGCGIGLLNPFTA; from the coding sequence ATGCAATTGGCCGATACCAATGTCGTTTCTGAACTCATGCGCAAACGCCCGGATGCGGGCGCGCTGGCGTGGCGCGAGATGGTCGATGCCACCTATGGAAAAGTGACCATTTCTGCGGTGACCGTCGATGAAATCATGTACGGCCTGGCGCGCAAGCAGGATGCGGGTTTGCAGGCCTGGTTTGACGGCTTCATCGGCCGCAACGAGGTACTGCCCGTGACGCAGACCATTGCCTATCGCGCCGGCGAGATGCGCACGGGCTTTTCCCGGCGTGGCGTGGTGCGCAGCCAGGCCGACATGCTCATCGCCGCCACCGCCCAGATCCACGCCCTGACCCTGGTCACGCGCAATGTGCGCGACTTTGACGGCTGCGGCATAGGCCTGCTCAACCCCTTTACCGCATGA